CCGACATCGACAGATCGAGTAGCATGCAGTGATGCAGCGTTTTTTTCAGGTTTTTGCCCGGCTGGAAATGTGCGCAGGTCACGCACATCCGGTGCGGCGGAATTTGGCCTTGCACCTCAAGTTGGCGCACGGTCTTTAGCAGCGTGCGATAGAAAACCGACTGCTCTTCGTCACGCAAGGTGCCGACCGCGTTTGCGAGGAAAGCCGGCCATAGCGTGGCGCGTTTGGCTGCGGTGCGCCCGCGTGCCGTCAAACGCACGGCGAGCGCGCGTCCGTCGTCGAGTGCACGGCGCTTTTCGACGAGTCCCTTGGTTTCCAGCGTGCTGACGGCATCGCTCGTGGTTGCGGCCGTCAGCGCGGTTTCACGGGCGATTTCGCCGAGACGCATCGGCCCCTTGCGTTGCATTAGCAGCACCAGGATTTCGCCCTGGGTCGGCGTCAGACCGGCGCCTTCCGCCCATTCCCAGGCCTGGCTCCGCATGGCTGTGCTAAGTCGCAGCAAGCTGTGGGTCACCCGCCCGGTTGCCTGCGCTCCGTATATGGCTTCGCTCATTGTCTTTTCGGTCGATGTTGAGAACTGTCCTTTCACGTCGACATCCCGCATTCAATATCGGCACGCGGACAGTCAGCAACGCATCAGATTTTTCTCTGGGAGCGAGGTTGTGTGCTGATCAGCGGATCCTTACAGCCGTTTGCTAAATACTACTACATTGTGTGGACGAGGAGAGGCTTCCCTTCTCTGTGGACACGGTCACTGTTCTACCAACGTCGGCGTCAACCGAATTTCTATTGCGCCCGTGGATGGGCATCGATATGGCCACGAGACAGCGCCCGTGTAGGCTTACCTGTCTGGCTTGCGCTTTGCGCATTGCCGAACCTGGGGCCAGGCTGGTGGTCAAGCGACGAGGGAAAGAGACCACCTCTCTGTGCTGCGCGACTTTTTTCGGTGGTAGCGAAGACGCCCGCCGCTGTGGTTTGTGACTTTGTTACCGTGATATCGATTCCAATGCATATGCGTTTTAATGTAAACGGGCAGAAGTTACTAAATCCTGATTTTGATCGCGGGCATTCGTTAGCTTTCTCGGAAAGGTGATTGCATTGAATCTCTCAATTGTGTACGTTCTAAGAAAGAGGCGCTAAGCTACCGTAGAACAGGCATAAGAGATTATGCGGGCAAAGATGAATTCAGCTGTCGAGCGCGGCATCTTGTATATCGCCGGATTAAGCGTGCGACGTTTGTTCAATGCGCTCCGTAGAGCATGCTTGTCGATGATTGGGGCAGTCGGCAAAACAATCGCATTGAAACGTCGGGGCTGACGGGATATCAACTTGATACGTCGCAAGAGCTGAGTGCACAAGCTGGATGAGATTGAGCGGAAGCAAACAGGGAAAGGCTCGATCCGGAGTCGCGAGCCGAATGACGGCCGGTTAGTCATAGGCTAAGTCCGCAAGCCCGTATTAAAGAATCACTTGAGTCGCTGAAGACATTTTCTTCGGTTTGCTACTGCTAATTTTCGCCTGGTACGTAAGGAATGCAGATAAACGCATGAACCAATCCCTAAAATTGGATCTTCGGGCGAGAGCCGAGTTGCTCGCCTTTCTGGTTGAATCTCAACTTCTGACAAGGTTCGTTAGCGGCGACTGGCTCACTGTCGGGGACGTCGTTGAATTCGAACGTATCTGGCTGGCTGCAAATGGGCACGATGCTGACTGGTTTGAGCGGGTGTCAATCTCGAGCTGGTCGAAGACGCTCGCTGAACGCGTCGAGCTGAATTTACCGGTGATGCTTGGCGTCGAGTCAGCCGCGGTCTCCGAACCTCGACCCGACTTCCGCGCCAAGTTTGTTCGGGCAGTCTATGAGATGTGCGTGGACCATCTCGTGGAAATGGGCTGGTTCATGAACGGCAAACTACGCACACGCGACGGCGAAGCGCTGTAAGGAAGGCCATTTCATGGTTGCTTGCCGGGGCTCCAGTGAGGTGGGGCAGATGTGCCCGTCTGCATCCGGCATCCGTTATCCGAAGACGTGCGAGAGCTGCAGTCTCTTCATCCAGGTTTGCCGGCTTCCTGAAAGTCGCGCTTTACGTGAGGGAATATTCGCGCGGTAGTTCGCGTCATATACCGATTGATCTGCGCTACAGGGCGTTAGCCGGTGCTCGCACCGGTTATGGTGGTTATCGATGGAGCAAATCTTTGTTTCCCGGGCCAGTGCGATTCAGCGACTTCTCGAGAGAAGGCGAACGCTCATCTCCGAGCTCGAGTACAACCCGTCCCTTGCGTATTCCATTGGGGACGTCGAGCAGCTTCTCTCGACGTCAGAGCTGGTCGACTGAATGTTTTTCAGTTCACCGACGACATGGGGCAGATAAGTCGTATTTTCATTCTTTAGCTCCGTTCGATCGGGCCAGGCGTGGAATTCACGTGCCGTGAAGTCTGAGTTGACATAACAGGTTGAGCGAAAACTGCGTCAACACGATCTGCGGCGGCATGCCGAAAAGCGGCGCGAGTACGACGAGCGCCAACGAGCCCGTGAGGCAGCCAGTCCATCCGAAGCGATAAGCGGTAGAATGATTGAGCCGGCGACTTCAATCATTTCGCATGCGTGCAACCAACGCGAGCAAGCGAGCACTCATTTCCACGACTGGCAAGTGCACGGGCCAGCCGTGACCAGGAAGCAGCCATTCGAATCGATACGCGGCCAGCTTGCCAAGCGATTCGGTGAGTTCGGTCCATGAATACCAGCACGCGTCCCTGAACGCGATGAGGTCCCGCTCGCGCGGGCTCCAGGCAAGCGAATCACCTGAGAAGAGTACGCGATCCTCAAGCAGGTATGCGACGCTTCCCCGAGTGTGCCCGGGCAGTGGGATTGCGCGCACGCCGGCCGCGATGCCCTGTGCTGACCGGTCGTCGAGCAGATCCGTAGCATATGGGGCGGCCGACCTGTCCTCCCGATGGATCCAGACGCGAGCGCCGAACTGGCGCGCGTATTTGTCCGCATCTGCGACGTCGTCACGATGCGACAGAAGGATGTGCGCAATACCCCCGGCTTCCTCAAACCATTTCACCAGCTCCGCCGCATAGCGCGGTGAGTCGATCAGCAGATTGCCGTCCGGACGCGCCGCAAAATATGAATGTGCGCCAAACGACGACCGTGCGTTGAATCCGCACCGCCACACCCCCGATGCGATCTGCTCCGGAAAGATCACGGCGTTCGGGCGAGGCTGCTTCGTTTCGCTGCGTACCGATGCCGTAGGACATACGAACACCGCACGCCAGGCAGCCAGTTGCTCCTCCTGCGTGACAGGCTGCCGAACGAAGACACTCTTATCGTTTTTTTCGACAATCAGCCTCGGCGCGACATGACGCGACGCACCGCAATTGATGCAGGCTGTGTCGATATACCACTCCCCTGGGACGGAGTCGGTATTGCGTGATGGCTTCATTCGATGCTCGAATTCCGACAAATCATGGCGACCTCACGGTTCACTATGATAGATCTTTCAAACACCCGCCGCAGCCAGACGCGACTGTGGCGTCCAACGAGTGGCGGCTCCAGGCGCGCTCTGTGGTTCGACCGGTCTCGCGGCAATGTGGCCCTTTCGAGGAGAAACACGTTCCGGTGTCGACGGCGATGCGTGTCTTGCCAGAGCGGACACGCTTACGCACCGGCTCGGCCGGCGATCACGCGGTGCGACGCATGCGATGTGACGGGCCGGTCGACGCGAATCGCACCTTCACGCGATGCGGCTGGCTGGCGACGACCGGGTGGCTGTGATGCAAATGCGTCGAAGCGTAGTGCAGCCGCGGTACGGCTACGGAAGGGCCACCGCCGTTCACCCAGTTACGGATCATGGCCAGATCAGCGGAGCGGGCACCGGATGAACGCGCGCCAAGCAGCGCAATGATTACCGGGCCTCTCGGCATCGCGACATCGACCACGATGCAGCGACCCGCCTCGCGCGTGTATCCGGTTTTGGCGAGCTGAACGTCCCAATCCGTCCAGCGGACAACCGGATCTGTGTTGCGATAGAAACGTGTCCGGTTGCCGATTGTTTGTTCATACGCTGTCAGCGTGGTAAATGAACTGATAGTCGGATAGTGCGACGCTTCGATTGCCAGTTTGACAACATCGCGCGCCGTGGAGACATTGTCCGGCGAAAGTCCCGTCGGATCCTCGAAATGCGTGTCGGACATGGTTAGCCCACGCGCTTTCAGATTCATCTGCCCGACGAACGCTGATCGGCCGCCGGGTGTCACTGACCGGCATATTCGAGCCATTCCGGGATCGGCGTAATCGAGCCACCGGATGATCGCCGCAATCGAGCCAGTGCATGATCGGCGCAATCGGGCCACTCGATGATCGGCGTATTGGAGCCACCGCAGGATCGGCGTAATCGAGCCACGTAGCGGGCTCAGTGTTCTGTCGGGCGGCAGCCCGAAACGCATTTCGAATTTCCACAACCCGGTACCTTCAGGCTTTTTGCCCGGAGGGCCGATGAGTCGAAGGAGGTTCGAAGTGTTTGAGTATCGACAGGTTCTGGCGCGCATGCGTCAGGGCGATTCCGACCGTGACATTGCCAGCGCACGCCTGATGGGGCGTGGGAAGCTGAAGACCGTCAGGCAGGTCGCGCTCGCTCGGGGCTGGCTCGATCCCGGTCGGCCCTTGCCGGACGACGCCGAACTGGCAGCGATCTTCGGACGCAATCCGAAGCTGCCGCGTAGCTGCGTCTCCACGATTGAACCGTTTCGCGATCTGGTGCGCGGCTGGTATGACGCCGACGTGCAGGGCACGACGATCTTCAACGCGCTTCAGCGCAACCACGGCTATACGGGCAGCTATTCGGCAGTGCGGCGCTTCCTGCTGCACCTGAAGGCCGAGCGCGGCGCGAGAGCGACGACGATCCTGGAGTTCGCACCGGCCGAGGCCGCACAGGTCGACTTCGGCGCCGGTCCGGTGCTCACGCATGAGTCCGGGGTTCTGCTCAAGACATGGTTCTTCGTGATGACGCTGTGCTGGTCGCGTCATCAATACGCCGAGGTCGTGCTGGATCAGACGGTCGAGACGTGGCTGGCCTGTCACCGGCGCGCCTTCGAATGGTTCGGTGGCCGCGTCGAACGCGTGATCATCGACAACGCCAAGTGCGCGATCACAAAGGCGTGCATGTACGACCCCGAGGTACAGCGCTCGTACGCCGCGCTGGCCGAGGGGTACGGCTTCCGGATCGATGCATGCCCTCCACACGATCCTGCGAAGAAGGGCGTCGTTGAGGCCGGAGTCAAATACATCAAACGATCCTTCGTGCCGCTGCGCGAATTCCGCGATCTCGCCGACGCCAACCGTCAATTGCGCGACTGGGTGATGCAGCAGGCCGGCACGCGCGAGCACGGCACGACGCGCGAGCAGCCGCTTGCACGTTTCGCCATCGAGAAGCCACTGCTCGCCAGACTGCCCGATGTGCCGCCAGTGCTGGCCGTATGGTGCGAGGTCAAGGTCCATACCGACGGGCACGTCGTCTACAAGAAGGCACTGTATTCGGTGCCGTTCACGCTCGTTGGCAAGCAGCTGTGGCTGAAGGCGACCGACACGGTCGTGCAGGTGTTCCACCGCCATGAGCTCGTCGCGACCCATCCGCGCCTGCGCAAGCCCGGCGATCGCCACACGGTGCGTGACCACCAGCCGCCTGAAGCGCAAGCGTGGCTCGAGCACGATCCACAGTGGTGCCTGGCGCGGGCAAAGGATATCGGGCCAGCCTGCCACGCGCTCGTTCTCGCGATGTTCAACGACAAGGTGCTCGTCAACCTGCGCGGCGCGCAGGGCGTCTTGAGGCTTCGCGAGAAGGTCGGCGATCAACGGCTGGAGGCTGCGTGCGAGCGTGCGCTCGTGTTCGCCAGCCCCAAGTACCGCACTGTCAAGGCGATCCTCGACAAGGGGCTGGACAGCCAGCCCACCGCAGCACCAGCGCCGACGCCGGCGCCTGCCGACACCTATCTGAACGGCGGCCGCTTCGGCCGTGACCTCCATTCCCTTCTGATCCATTGAACGCCTATGCATCCCAGTCCAGAACTGAACACGATCCTCAAGCAGTTGCGCCTCTCGGGCATCCTCGACTCGCTCGAGCAACGCAACCGTCAAGCCATCGACGGGCAACTTGCCTACACGGAGTTCCTCGCCACGCTTCTGCACGACGAGGTCGCGCGGCGAGAGCAGAAGAAGCTCGGCGTGCGGCTCGCCCGCGCTGGCTTCTCCCTAGGCAAGACGCTCGAGAACTTCGACTTCGACCGCGTGCCCAAACTCAACCGCGCTCACATCTATGATCTCGCCGCCGGCCGCTATATCGACGAGAAGGTCTGCGTGCTGATGGTCGGCCAAACCGGCGTCGGCAAGTCGCATCTCGCGCAGGCCCTGGGCCACTGCGCCGCACGCCAGGGCCGCGATGTCCTGTTCATCACGCAAACCGAATTGCTCAAGAAGCTGCATGCAGCACGGGCGACTGAGCTCTATGAACGCAAGTTGCAGCAGTTCGTGCGCGTTCCGGTGCTGATCGTCGATGACTTTGCACTCAAACCCCTGCGTGCGCCCCACGACGAAGACTTCCACGACCTGGTCGCCGCCAGGTATGAGCGCGCGGCAACTATCCTGACGTCGAATCTCGACTTCAGCGAATGGGGCGACGCATTCCCCGACAACCGCATCCTCGGTGCTGCCACGCTCGATCGGCTACGGCACGGCGCCTACCGTGTCGTCATTGAGGGTGAGAGCTTCCGCAAGCCGAAACCGATGCCCGAAAACGGCGAAAACGTGGTTGCAAAATCAGGCAAAAAAACGCATTCTTGAGTCCCTTCGAAATCGCGTTTCGGGGCCATTCCAGGTGGCCTCATTACGCCGATCATCCCCGGCTCGATTACGCCGATCCGTGACACCGGGGAACGAGCGTGACAGGGCGGACGCCGCACGGTTTTCGGACGACATCAGTGCAAGGCGAAGCATCGCCTCGCGTTCGAGCGACGTTCCGACAGGTATCCGGGAACCCGAGTGCTTGAGCCGGTCGATGTCAGCCTCGTCAATGGTCAGGGTATCTCCCATGTCCTGTGCCTTGTCGAGTACGACCATCGCGGTCATCAGTTTGGTCAGCGACGCGATGGGTCGGAGATCGTCAGCATTCTTTTCCAGCAAGACTTCGCCGCGCGTGACGTCGTACACGATCGCGCTCGGGGAGTAGAGCGACGGGGTGTCAGCACGCGCGTGTAGAAACGTGGCCGCAAGCAGCAGTGCGCAGATCGATTTCTTCATGTCATTCTCGCTTCGGACCTGCGAACCGCAATTCGGAGGCGAGGGCACTCCATGCGCAAGATCGTCTTCCTACAACATAAATGTAGCCGCTCGAATCAGGATCGGGTGTTGGAAGGCGAACGGATTTTCAAGGCCTCGGACGCAAGTCGCCGAAGCGCGCGGCGACGATCGGAAGAGGGAAGGCGCTGTAGAGCGGGAGCGATGTCGGGCAGCGCTTTTCTGAGCCGCTACGTGGGGAGGCACTCCGTGTGCTCAGGTCGATACAGGGTGAGGATTTCCAGGAGTCGCGCCGGTTCTAACCCCAAGATCAGGGCGAGTCGGGATGCTCGCGATGCGATGTATCTAACAGCCTTTTCATCTTCGCTGTTTCCCCCAACTGAAAGGCAACAGGGCCCGCGCGATCCAATCCATCTGTGGCAGCCGGCGTTCGTCCAGCAGGAAAAGGTGAACTCGTCAGTCAGCGTGCTGCCGCGCGAGTGGACTCCCTGCAAAAGGGTCGTCGCGCCAGTCGATCGTCTTTCGCGGGCTTTCCTGCACGGGTGGCGCCGATGCCACCTCAAAATGTTCGAGTCTTTGTCCTGCGCTAATCGCCTGCTTCAGCCACTGGGGCATTTCCCCGTCGCCTGTCCAGTTATCGCCAGTAGCATTTTGATACCGGGCTGGTTTCTGCCTTGTCTGATTGCCCGCTATTGCTGAAGCCAGGTCGTCCGGCTCAATGCCATATTCTTCCATCCGGTGGCGGAGATAAGCGATTATGCTGTCCCGCTTACGTTCACCCATTCGTTTCCTTCCTTGAGTACCGTCCGACTATTTCTTCCAAATGATCTGCGGACAATCTGTTGTCTTAAGCCGATTTGATCTGCTCAATCGCGCCGAGTGGGGAGCGGCAGTCGCCGCTTACCAGAAGATTGAAGCAGCAGTTATCTCGTCAGCGTGCGCATTTGAGGTCGCGGTTTCGGCGCCGGGGCTGAGTGAAGCCGGGGGCGCGCGGTTCGGCTATCGCCGCTTTCGTAGCGCGGCGATCGTCGTTGCTCATCCCTTTTGGCGCTGCCTTAAGCAAGGCCGACGAAGCACCCGGATTATTCGTTCTGAGCTTGAGTCTCTTTCGATTGTAGCGTGCCACTATCGACGTGCGTCTTACTTGCTGGCATAGTTCGGCCACTACTACATACATAAAGAGGAAATCATGGCTACGCTCGAAAACGTGCAGGCGAAAATCGCCAGGTTGCAGGCCCAGGCCGAAGCGCTTGCCGCAAAGCAGTCGTCCGGCGTGATCGCGAAGATTCGTGACATCATGGAAAAGCATGGCCTGACCGTTGCGGACATCGAAGCACATACCGGCGGCAAGAAGCGTGGTCGCAAGCCAGGCGCCGCAACGGTAGCCAAGTCAGCAGTGTCGGCAAAGTACCGTCATCCGAAGACGGGTGCTACCTGGACGGGGCACGGCCGCGCGCCGGCGTGGATCGCGAGCGTACGTGACCGGACGAAGTTTCTGATCGACGGCAGCGTTGCACAACCCGCCGTTGCCGCAAAGAAACCCGCGAAGGCGGGCAACTACGTGAAGGGCCCCCAGGCGCCGAAATACCGTGACCCAAAGAGTGGGGCGACATGGAGTGGTCGCGGTCCGGCGCCGGCATGGTTGGCTGGTGCCAAAGACCGTTCGAAGTTTCTGATTGTCGCCGCGGAAGCGGGCGGTTCAGGCTCGAAGGCCGTTTCGTCCACCAAGGCAACCGTAAAACAAGCCGCGACCAAAAAGGTAAAGGAAAAAACGGTTGTCGCGAAGAAAGCCAAGGCACTGCCAAAGCCAGTATCAGCGAGGAAGGCCGCAGTCAGGAAAGCTGCGGCGAGGAAGGCGGCTGCGAAGCGGGCGCCGAACAATCCGATAGCAGTTGCACCTGCCAGCGAGAGCGTCTCGGTGCCCGTCGCGGGCTGATTGTCAGTGAGATGACGGTGATGAGCAGGGCCTGCCGGTCCTGCTCGAATCGGTGAACCGGAATGCTACCCCGTGCACGGACTCCCGACACGCTGAACCTAAAAAACTTGACCGGCACGGGCGGGTCACTTGTCAGGGTAGCGCGCGCCGCTTAGACAGGCTTGATATTGGCGGCCTGCTTGCCCTTCGGCCCCATCTTCACTTCGAAGCTGACTTTCTGGTTTTCCTGCAATGACTTGAAGCCTTCAGTCTTGATTTCGGAGAAGTGGGCGAACAGGTCTTCGCCGCCTTCGTCCGGCGTGATGAACCCAAAGCCCTTTGCATCGTTAAACCATTTAACTGTACCTGTTGCCATTTTTGAACCTGTAGACGTTTAAAATCCGCGTTCGCGACCGCCGTTCCACACAGAGCGGCCGCCCGCGACAGAAGAATATTTACCACGGCGGGATGATACCTGCCAATCGGTACGTCTGCCGACAACACATGGTCTGCTTTTCCCTGACCCGAACCGGCTGAGGCGCTGGTCGCGCCGACGGACGGTGGCTGCATCGCTGTTGCGGCGTTTTGCGTTAGCGCGACAACGGTCCCCTGTCGCCGCGGAGACTGAATTGACTGGCGCGCGGCAGCCGGTTCCGAAGCTCGCGAGCCATCGACACATCACAGATTCTCTCAGGGCCACACGCAAGCGGTCGGCAGCGGACGTCGTCTCCAGTGCGTCGATAGATCTTCACGGCCTTGCAGCGGTCGGGGAAAAGGCCGCTATCTTTAGCGCCCCAATCCACCCGGAGGTGATCCAGGTCAACGGCCTACTCGTATGGTGAGCGCGCGGATCACATCAGGCTGCATGCATC
This DNA window, taken from Paraburkholderia sabiae, encodes the following:
- the istB gene encoding IS21-like element helper ATPase IstB is translated as MHPSPELNTILKQLRLSGILDSLEQRNRQAIDGQLAYTEFLATLLHDEVARREQKKLGVRLARAGFSLGKTLENFDFDRVPKLNRAHIYDLAAGRYIDEKVCVLMVGQTGVGKSHLAQALGHCAARQGRDVLFITQTELLKKLHAARATELYERKLQQFVRVPVLIVDDFALKPLRAPHDEDFHDLVAARYERAATILTSNLDFSEWGDAFPDNRILGAATLDRLRHGAYRVVIEGESFRKPKPMPENGENVVAKSGKKTHS
- a CDS encoding MarR family winged helix-turn-helix transcriptional regulator, with protein sequence MSEAIYGAQATGRVTHSLLRLSTAMRSQAWEWAEGAGLTPTQGEILVLLMQRKGPMRLGEIARETALTAATTSDAVSTLETKGLVEKRRALDDGRALAVRLTARGRTAAKRATLWPAFLANAVGTLRDEEQSVFYRTLLKTVRQLEVQGQIPPHRMCVTCAHFQPGKNLKKTLHHCMLLDLSMSDTDLRLDCSVHETADAATQKKTWKIFAQQV
- a CDS encoding MBL fold metallo-hydrolase — its product is MKPSRNTDSVPGEWYIDTACINCGASRHVAPRLIVEKNDKSVFVRQPVTQEEQLAAWRAVFVCPTASVRSETKQPRPNAVIFPEQIASGVWRCGFNARSSFGAHSYFAARPDGNLLIDSPRYAAELVKWFEEAGGIAHILLSHRDDVADADKYARQFGARVWIHREDRSAAPYATDLLDDRSAQGIAAGVRAIPLPGHTRGSVAYLLEDRVLFSGDSLAWSPRERDLIAFRDACWYSWTELTESLGKLAAYRFEWLLPGHGWPVHLPVVEMSARLLALVARMRND
- a CDS encoding H-NS histone family protein; translation: MGERKRDSIIAYLRHRMEEYGIEPDDLASAIAGNQTRQKPARYQNATGDNWTGDGEMPQWLKQAISAGQRLEHFEVASAPPVQESPRKTIDWRDDPFAGSPLARQHAD
- a CDS encoding D-alanyl-D-alanine carboxypeptidase family protein, which encodes MKKSICALLLAATFLHARADTPSLYSPSAIVYDVTRGEVLLEKNADDLRPIASLTKLMTAMVVLDKAQDMGDTLTIDEADIDRLKHSGSRIPVGTSLEREAMLRLALMSSENRAASALSRSFPGVTDRRNRAGDDRRNEATWNGPETRFRRDSRMRFFA
- a CDS encoding H-NS family nucleoid-associated regulatory protein, which encodes MATLENVQAKIARLQAQAEALAAKQSSGVIAKIRDIMEKHGLTVADIEAHTGGKKRGRKPGAATVAKSAVSAKYRHPKTGATWTGHGRAPAWIASVRDRTKFLIDGSVAQPAVAAKKPAKAGNYVKGPQAPKYRDPKSGATWSGRGPAPAWLAGAKDRSKFLIVAAEAGGSGSKAVSSTKATVKQAATKKVKEKTVVAKKAKALPKPVSARKAAVRKAAARKAAAKRAPNNPIAVAPASESVSVPVAG
- a CDS encoding cold-shock protein, with amino-acid sequence MATGTVKWFNDAKGFGFITPDEGGEDLFAHFSEIKTEGFKSLQENQKVSFEVKMGPKGKQAANIKPV
- the istA gene encoding IS21 family transposase, whose translation is MFEYRQVLARMRQGDSDRDIASARLMGRGKLKTVRQVALARGWLDPGRPLPDDAELAAIFGRNPKLPRSCVSTIEPFRDLVRGWYDADVQGTTIFNALQRNHGYTGSYSAVRRFLLHLKAERGARATTILEFAPAEAAQVDFGAGPVLTHESGVLLKTWFFVMTLCWSRHQYAEVVLDQTVETWLACHRRAFEWFGGRVERVIIDNAKCAITKACMYDPEVQRSYAALAEGYGFRIDACPPHDPAKKGVVEAGVKYIKRSFVPLREFRDLADANRQLRDWVMQQAGTREHGTTREQPLARFAIEKPLLARLPDVPPVLAVWCEVKVHTDGHVVYKKALYSVPFTLVGKQLWLKATDTVVQVFHRHELVATHPRLRKPGDRHTVRDHQPPEAQAWLEHDPQWCLARAKDIGPACHALVLAMFNDKVLVNLRGAQGVLRLREKVGDQRLEAACERALVFASPKYRTVKAILDKGLDSQPTAAPAPTPAPADTYLNGGRFGRDLHSLLIH
- a CDS encoding serine hydrolase family protein; this translates as MRFGLPPDRTLSPLRGSITPILRWLQYADHRVARLRRSCTGSIAAIIRWLDYADPGMARICRSVTPGGRSAFVGQMNLKARGLTMSDTHFEDPTGLSPDNVSTARDVVKLAIEASHYPTISSFTTLTAYEQTIGNRTRFYRNTDPVVRWTDWDVQLAKTGYTREAGRCIVVDVAMPRGPVIIALLGARSSGARSADLAMIRNWVNGGGPSVAVPRLHYASTHLHHSHPVVASQPHRVKVRFASTGPSHRMRRTA